The following proteins are co-located in the Bos indicus isolate NIAB-ARS_2022 breed Sahiwal x Tharparkar chromosome 8, NIAB-ARS_B.indTharparkar_mat_pri_1.0, whole genome shotgun sequence genome:
- the S1PR3 gene encoding sphingosine 1-phosphate receptor 3, which produces MAMILTPRPRPYTSNETLHEHYSYVGKLEGRLKDAPEGSTLTTVLFLIICSFIVLENLMVLIAIWKNNKFHNRMYFFIGNLALCDLLAGIAYKVNILMSGKRTLSLSLTVWFLREGSMFVALGASTCSLLAIAIERHLTMIKMRPYDANKKHRVFLLIGMCWLIAFSLGALPILGWNCLHNLPDCSTILPLYSKKYIAFCISIFMAILVTIVILYARIYFLVKSSSRRVASPHNSERSMALLRTVVIVVSVFIACWSPLFILFLVDVACKVKECAVLFKAQWFIVLAVLNSAMNPIIYTLASKEMRRAFFRLVCTCLVRGRGAHSSPIQPALDPSRSKSSGSNNSSPSPKSKEDLPQTAASPCITDRNKTLQNGVIYK; this is translated from the coding sequence ATGGCGATGATTCTCACGCCACGCCCCAGACCTTACACCTCCAACGAAACCCTGCACGAACATTACAGCTACGTGGGCAAGCTGGAAGGCAGGCTGAAGGACGCCCCCGAGGGCAGCACACTCACCACCGTGCTGTTCTTGATCATCTGCAGCTTCATTGTTTTGGAGAACCTGATGGTCTTGATTGCCATCTGGAAAAACAATAAATTCCACAACCGCATGTACTTTTTCATTGGTAACCTGGCCCTCTGCGACCTGCTGGCTGGCATTGCGTACAAGGTCAACATTCTGATGTCGGGCAAGAGGACACTGAGCCTCTCCCTGACGGTCTGGTTCCTACGGGAAGGCAGCATGTTTGTGGCCCTTGGGGCGTCCACCTGCAGCCTGCTGGCCATTGCTATCGAGAGACACTTGACCATGATCAAAATGAGGCCGTACGATGCCAACAAGAAGCACCGCGTGTTTCTTCTGATCGGGATGTGCTGGCTCATCGCATTCTCACTGGGCGCCTTACCCATCCTGGGCTGGAACTGCCTGCACAACCTCCCCGACTGCTCCACCATCCTGCCCCTCTACTCCAAGAAGTACATCGCATTCTGCATCAGCATCTTCATGGCCATCCTGGTGACCATCGTGATCCTGTACGCACGCATCTACTTCCTGGTGAAGTCCAGCAGCCGCAGGGTGGCCAGCCCGCACAACTCAGAGCGGTCCATGGCCCTGCTGCGGACCGTGGTGATCGTGGTGAGCGTGTTCATCGCCTGCTGGTCCCCCCTCTTCATCCTTTTCCTTGTGGACGTGGCCTGCAAGGTCAAGGAGTGTGCTGTCCTGTTCAAGGCCCAGTGGTTCATCGTGCTGGCTGTGCTCAACTCCGCCATGAACCCCATCATCTACACGCTGGCCAGCAAGGAGATGCGGCGGGCCTTCTTCCGACTTGTCTGCACCTGCCTGGTCAGGGGCCGGGGAGCCCACTCTTCACCCATCCAGCCCGCTCTCGACCCAAGCAGAAGCAAATCCAGtggcagcaacaacagcagcccCTCCCCCAAAAGCAAGGAAGACCTCCCCCAAACGGCCGCCTCACCCTGCATCACCGACAGAAACAAAACCCTGCAGAATGGAGTCATCTACAAGTGA